The following coding sequences lie in one Loxodonta africana isolate mLoxAfr1 chromosome X, mLoxAfr1.hap2, whole genome shotgun sequence genomic window:
- the CETN2 gene encoding centrin-2 isoform X2: protein MAASTSQRKRMSSKPELTEQQRQEIREAFDLFDADGTGTIDVKELKVAMRALGFEPKKEEIKKMINEVDKEGTGKMNFSEFLTVMTQKMSEKDTKEEILKAFKLFDDDETGRISFKNLKRVAKELGENLTDEELQEMIDEADRDGDGEVSEQEFLRIMKKTSLY from the exons ATGGCAGCATCAACCTCCCAGCGAAAGAGGATGAGTTCTAAGCCTGAGCTCACTGAACAGCAGAGGCAGGAAATCCGTGAAGCTTTTGATCTCTTTGATGCTGATGGAACTGGCACTATTGATGTCAAAGAACTTAAG GTGGCTATGAGGGCCCTGGGCTTTGAGCCCAAGAAGGAAGAGATCAAGAAAATGATAAACGAAGTTGATAAGGAAGGTACAGGAAAAATGAACTTCAGTGAATTTTTGACCGTGATGACTCAGAAAATG TCTGAGAAAGACACCAAAGAAGAAATCCTGAAAGCTTTCAAGCTCTTCGATGATGATGAAACTGGGAGGATATCTTTCAAAAATCTGAAACGTGTGGCCAAGGAGTTGGGCGAGAACCTCACTGATGAGGAGCTGCAG GAAATGATTGATGAGGCGGATCGCGATGGAGACGGAGAAGTCAGCGAGCAGGAGTTCCTGCGGATTATGAAGAAGACCAGCCTGTACTAA
- the CETN2 gene encoding centrin-2 isoform X1, which translates to MASGFKKASMAASTSQRKRMSSKPELTEQQRQEIREAFDLFDADGTGTIDVKELKVAMRALGFEPKKEEIKKMINEVDKEGTGKMNFSEFLTVMTQKMSEKDTKEEILKAFKLFDDDETGRISFKNLKRVAKELGENLTDEELQEMIDEADRDGDGEVSEQEFLRIMKKTSLY; encoded by the exons ATG GCCTCTGGCTTTAAGAAGGCAAGCATGGCAGCATCAACCTCCCAGCGAAAGAGGATGAGTTCTAAGCCTGAGCTCACTGAACAGCAGAGGCAGGAAATCCGTGAAGCTTTTGATCTCTTTGATGCTGATGGAACTGGCACTATTGATGTCAAAGAACTTAAG GTGGCTATGAGGGCCCTGGGCTTTGAGCCCAAGAAGGAAGAGATCAAGAAAATGATAAACGAAGTTGATAAGGAAGGTACAGGAAAAATGAACTTCAGTGAATTTTTGACCGTGATGACTCAGAAAATG TCTGAGAAAGACACCAAAGAAGAAATCCTGAAAGCTTTCAAGCTCTTCGATGATGATGAAACTGGGAGGATATCTTTCAAAAATCTGAAACGTGTGGCCAAGGAGTTGGGCGAGAACCTCACTGATGAGGAGCTGCAG GAAATGATTGATGAGGCGGATCGCGATGGAGACGGAGAAGTCAGCGAGCAGGAGTTCCTGCGGATTATGAAGAAGACCAGCCTGTACTAA